One stretch of Nocardia mangyaensis DNA includes these proteins:
- a CDS encoding GAF domain-containing sensor histidine kinase: MTETLSQLRLRELLSQVQDRIAQIIDVRDNMDRLIEAMLVVTSGLDLDDTLRSIVHTAIELVGAQYGALGVRETDKTSNQLSEFVYEGIDDRTRVLIGDLPRGHGVLGVLIQEPKPIRLSTLSDHPSSVGFPANHPPMRTFLGVPVKVRDEVFGNLYLTEKAGGQEFTEDDEVVVQALAAAAGIAIANARLYEESRLRQQWLEATKDVATELLAGEEPHEVLDLVTQRALALTQSACTFVALPEDPDIPHDEVTELIVIAAAGVDAREIVGQRLDVEDSQSGASYHSDEIVTVDKLPYNLFSHTRTQFGPAVVVPLRVGDNTIGVLTTIRPADVQPLDETAREMLVAFADQAALVLQLSGTQRRMRELDILSDRDRIARGLHDHVIQRLFAVGLSLQGTVHRARTPEVKSRLMETIDDVQSIVQDIRHSIFDLQSNNTADSSKYRKYLHGIIVDATADTGLRTTVRLAGPVTVLAPPLSDDVEAVLREAVSNVVRHARANLVSVEVRVGDEVSIEVTDDGCGVPADVTRRSGLANLGVRAEGAGGSFRIENRPEGGTTLHWSVPLP; this comes from the coding sequence GTGACCGAAACGTTGTCCCAGCTACGCCTGCGCGAGTTGTTGAGCCAGGTCCAGGATCGCATCGCCCAGATCATCGACGTACGCGACAACATGGACCGCCTCATCGAGGCGATGCTGGTCGTCACCTCGGGCCTGGACCTCGACGACACCCTGCGCTCGATCGTGCACACCGCCATCGAACTCGTCGGCGCCCAGTACGGGGCCCTCGGAGTGCGCGAGACCGACAAGACCAGCAATCAGCTCTCCGAGTTCGTCTACGAAGGCATCGACGACCGCACCCGGGTACTCATCGGCGACCTGCCGCGAGGACACGGGGTGCTCGGTGTCCTCATCCAAGAACCCAAGCCGATCCGGCTGTCCACCCTGTCCGATCACCCGTCCTCGGTCGGTTTTCCGGCGAATCACCCACCGATGCGCACCTTCCTGGGTGTTCCGGTCAAGGTGCGTGACGAGGTGTTCGGCAACCTGTATCTCACCGAGAAGGCCGGCGGGCAGGAATTCACCGAAGACGATGAGGTCGTCGTGCAAGCGCTGGCCGCGGCTGCCGGCATCGCCATCGCCAACGCGCGGCTCTACGAGGAATCGCGCCTCCGCCAGCAATGGCTCGAGGCGACCAAGGACGTGGCGACCGAACTGCTCGCCGGCGAAGAACCCCACGAAGTCCTCGACCTGGTCACCCAGCGCGCGCTCGCACTCACACAGTCGGCGTGCACCTTCGTGGCCCTGCCCGAAGACCCTGACATCCCGCACGACGAAGTGACCGAGCTGATCGTGATCGCCGCCGCGGGAGTCGACGCCCGAGAAATCGTCGGGCAGCGGCTCGATGTCGAGGATTCTCAATCCGGAGCCTCCTACCACTCAGATGAGATCGTCACGGTCGACAAACTGCCATACAACTTGTTCTCACACACCAGAACTCAGTTCGGGCCGGCCGTCGTGGTGCCGCTGCGCGTCGGTGACAACACCATCGGTGTGCTCACCACCATCCGCCCCGCCGACGTCCAACCGCTCGACGAGACCGCTCGGGAGATGCTCGTCGCGTTCGCCGACCAGGCGGCCTTGGTCCTGCAACTGTCCGGCACCCAGCGCCGTATGCGTGAACTCGACATCCTGTCCGACCGCGACCGCATCGCCCGTGGCCTGCACGACCATGTCATCCAACGGCTTTTCGCGGTCGGGTTGTCACTGCAGGGAACCGTCCACCGCGCCCGCACGCCCGAGGTCAAGTCCCGGCTGATGGAAACCATCGACGACGTGCAGTCCATCGTCCAAGACATCCGGCATTCGATCTTCGACCTGCAGAGCAACAACACCGCCGACTCGTCGAAGTACCGAAAGTACTTGCACGGCATCATCGTCGACGCGACAGCCGATACCGGGCTGCGTACCACTGTCCGCCTCGCCGGGCCGGTCACCGTGCTGGCACCACCGCTGTCCGACGACGTCGAAGCGGTCCTGCGTGAGGCGGTCAGCAACGTGGTCCGCCATGCCCGGGCCAACCTGGTCTCCGTGGAAGTGCGGGTCGGTGACGAAGTGAGCAT
- a CDS encoding response regulator produces MVKVFLVDDHEIVRHGVADLIDLEPDLEVIGEAGNCSQALARIPALRPDVAVLDVLLPDGNGIELCRELLSADPELRCLILTSFTDEQAMLNAILAGASGYVIKDIKSLELVQAIRDVSAGKSLLDNRAAAALMSKLRAEAEEKTGPLASLTEQERTLLALLGEGLTNRQIAARMFLAEKTIKNYVSRLLTKLGVERRTQAAVMASELDK; encoded by the coding sequence ATGGTCAAGGTCTTTCTGGTCGACGATCACGAAATCGTGCGACACGGCGTCGCCGACCTCATCGACCTCGAACCCGACCTCGAGGTCATTGGTGAGGCCGGGAACTGTTCCCAAGCGCTGGCGCGCATTCCCGCCCTGCGACCGGACGTCGCGGTGCTCGACGTGCTACTGCCCGACGGCAACGGCATCGAACTCTGCCGCGAACTGCTCTCCGCCGATCCAGAGCTACGCTGCCTCATCCTCACCTCGTTCACCGATGAGCAAGCGATGCTCAACGCCATTTTGGCCGGCGCCAGCGGCTACGTGATCAAAGACATCAAAAGCCTCGAACTCGTCCAAGCGATCCGCGACGTCAGCGCCGGAAAATCGCTGCTGGACAACCGCGCCGCCGCGGCGCTGATGAGCAAACTCCGTGCCGAGGCCGAAGAGAAGACCGGTCCGCTGGCCTCCCTCACCGAGCAGGAACGCACGCTGCTCGCCCTGCTCGGCGAAGGACTGACCAACCGGCAGATCGCCGCACGCATGTTCCTGGCCGAGAAGACCATCAAGAACTACGTCTCCCGGCTACTGACCAAACTCGGTGTCGAACGGCGCACCCAAGCCGCCGTGATGGCCTCCGAACTCGACAAATAG
- a CDS encoding universal stress protein, whose translation MVGADGSVHALSAVRWAAREAAQHNPPLHLVPRRRFSPGNRARRGYAENYPQVRVRRVVAEAVADQPGSPWDQ comes from the coding sequence CTGGTCGGGGCCGATGGCTCCGTGCACGCACTCTCGGCGGTGCGGTGGGCAGCCCGAGAGGCCGCACAGCATAACCCGCCACTGCACCTGGTACCCCGGCGTCGGTTCTCGCCAGGAAATCGCGCACGGCGCGGCTATGCCGAGAATTACCCGCAGGTGCGGGTACGGCGGGTCGTCGCCGAGGCCGTCGCGGACCAGCCGGGTTCTCCCTGGGATCAGTGA
- a CDS encoding universal stress protein, whose translation MSPLGNQNQPVVVGVDGSEQSGFALRWAAEFAAHHRAPLDIVFAVEIPVDYYYGPGLTGPRDDHAALHHQGKKDVADAAATEAAALTTPIADITISTDVIEGAPIPVLRDRSTSARLIVVGSRGLGALRRTLLGSVSTSLARHAECPVAVIPDALVDAEGPVVVGVDGSACSTDAIGIAFDEAARRRTRLVAVNAWSEFYRYEARSTMQTEAEALLSESLAGYAEKYPEVQVDRVVVEDRPARAVLDASTGAQLIVVGSHGRGGFAGMTLGSVAQAVLHGAESPVIIARPRSQH comes from the coding sequence ATGTCCCCTCTCGGAAACCAGAATCAGCCCGTCGTGGTCGGCGTCGACGGTTCGGAACAGTCGGGCTTCGCGTTGCGCTGGGCGGCCGAGTTCGCCGCCCATCACCGCGCGCCGCTCGACATCGTCTTCGCGGTCGAGATCCCGGTCGACTACTACTACGGCCCGGGGCTCACCGGCCCGCGCGACGACCATGCGGCGCTGCATCATCAAGGGAAGAAGGATGTCGCCGACGCCGCCGCGACCGAAGCAGCGGCTCTGACCACGCCGATCGCCGACATCACGATCTCCACCGATGTGATCGAAGGAGCCCCGATCCCGGTACTGCGCGACCGGAGCACCTCCGCACGGCTGATCGTCGTCGGCAGTCGCGGGCTCGGCGCGCTACGCCGCACGCTGCTCGGCTCGGTCAGCACCTCCCTCGCCCGGCATGCCGAATGCCCGGTCGCGGTGATCCCGGACGCTCTTGTCGACGCCGAAGGGCCCGTGGTGGTCGGTGTCGACGGCTCCGCGTGCAGCACCGACGCCATCGGGATCGCCTTCGACGAGGCGGCCCGCCGCCGCACCCGGCTGGTTGCGGTCAATGCCTGGTCGGAGTTCTACCGCTACGAGGCTCGCTCGACAATGCAGACCGAAGCGGAGGCATTGCTGTCGGAAAGCCTCGCCGGCTATGCGGAAAAGTACCCTGAGGTGCAGGTCGATCGTGTCGTCGTGGAAGACCGTCCCGCCCGGGCGGTGCTCGACGCGTCCACGGGAGCGCAACTGATCGTCGTCGGTAGCCACGGCCGGGGCGGCTTCGCGGGCATGACGCTCGGTTCGGTGGCGCAAGCGGTGTTGCACGGCGCCGAGAGCCCGGTCATCATCGCCCGGCCGCGGTCGCAGCACTGA
- a CDS encoding universal stress protein, which translates to MSPDETSPAQHQVPPVLAAVDGSASSYQAAAWGAVDAVLHHRPLHILTSAALPVGSGPALSPVDASLEWLRVDAERVVGEAARVARAAVPTADLVITTEISVESATALLIERSASARILVVGSRGLGAFQRGLLGSISTAVTRHAHCPVAVIHDNAGLDPVAAALPVLVGVDGSDNSVAAMELAFEEASRRKVDLVALHAFSDASADLPMLGWEMGRQTAEAELGEALAGHAEQYPDVVVRRIVVADRPVRSLLDASSSAQLLVVGSHGRGGFAGMVLGSTSNALLHSVEIPIIVVRDRR; encoded by the coding sequence ATGTCGCCTGACGAAACCAGTCCCGCCCAGCATCAGGTCCCACCGGTGCTGGCCGCGGTCGACGGTTCGGCGAGCTCGTATCAGGCCGCCGCCTGGGGAGCCGTCGACGCTGTGCTGCACCACCGGCCACTGCATATCCTCACCTCGGCCGCGCTGCCGGTCGGCTCCGGGCCCGCGCTGTCGCCAGTCGACGCGAGTCTCGAGTGGTTGCGCGTCGACGCCGAGCGCGTCGTCGGTGAGGCAGCCCGGGTCGCGCGGGCCGCGGTTCCCACCGCGGACCTCGTGATCACCACCGAGATCAGTGTCGAATCGGCTACTGCGCTGCTGATCGAGCGCTCGGCCTCGGCGCGGATCCTGGTTGTCGGTAGCAGGGGACTCGGCGCCTTCCAGCGTGGTCTGCTCGGCTCGATCAGTACGGCGGTGACGCGCCACGCGCACTGCCCGGTCGCGGTGATCCACGACAATGCCGGGCTCGACCCCGTGGCGGCGGCGCTCCCGGTGCTCGTCGGCGTCGACGGGAGCGACAACAGTGTTGCTGCGATGGAACTCGCTTTCGAGGAGGCGTCACGGCGCAAGGTGGATCTGGTCGCGCTGCACGCGTTCAGCGATGCCAGTGCCGACCTGCCGATGCTCGGGTGGGAGATGGGCAGGCAAACCGCTGAGGCCGAGCTCGGCGAAGCTCTGGCCGGGCACGCCGAGCAGTATCCGGATGTCGTGGTACGCAGGATCGTGGTGGCCGACCGTCCGGTCCGCTCGCTGCTCGACGCATCGTCGTCGGCCCAACTACTTGTCGTGGGTAGTCACGGGCGTGGCGGGTTCGCCGGCATGGTGCTCGGATCGACGAGCAACGCACTGCTGCATTCAGTGGAGATTCCCATCATCGTGGTCCGCGATCGCCGGTGA
- a CDS encoding Acg family FMN-binding oxidoreductase: protein MDHGLPDDNTVRAALVLAGRAPSVHNVQPWRWRVGDQSIHLYLDRRRALPATDPDERDLVISCGAALHHLSVALTAMGWAAVIHRIPDPAEPDHLAALTLIRHRPTALDVELSKAITVRRTDRRHYTSWPVPAGYLGLFTERAVALGAIVRRIDDRERVRAAAQQARRIHAADESYRFELAMWSGRHGSPDGVPARNAPPVGPGDDFPPRAFAAAEFVDPASEPDHAELLVVGTGADDLRSRLRAGEAISNVLLTATGIGLATCLLTEPLEVVEQRARLRDELLSGTAYPQAFLRVGWAPTSADFPAETPRRPVEELLLRD from the coding sequence ATGGACCACGGACTTCCGGACGACAACACTGTGAGGGCGGCGCTGGTCCTGGCCGGGCGCGCCCCCTCCGTGCACAATGTGCAGCCTTGGCGCTGGCGTGTCGGCGACCAGAGTATTCATCTCTACCTCGACCGTCGACGGGCTCTGCCCGCGACCGACCCCGACGAGCGAGACCTCGTGATCAGTTGCGGTGCGGCACTGCACCACCTGTCGGTGGCGCTGACAGCGATGGGCTGGGCAGCGGTGATCCATCGCATCCCCGACCCCGCCGAACCTGATCACCTGGCGGCGCTGACCCTGATCCGGCACCGGCCCACCGCGCTCGACGTCGAGCTCAGCAAGGCCATCACTGTCCGTCGGACCGATCGGCGCCACTACACATCGTGGCCTGTGCCTGCCGGATATCTCGGGTTGTTCACCGAGCGTGCCGTGGCGCTGGGCGCCATCGTCCGCCGGATCGACGACCGGGAACGCGTCCGAGCCGCCGCACAGCAAGCGCGCAGGATCCATGCCGCCGACGAGTCCTACCGATTCGAGCTCGCGATGTGGTCGGGGCGCCACGGCAGTCCCGACGGTGTCCCCGCTCGCAATGCCCCGCCTGTCGGTCCGGGAGACGATTTCCCGCCACGGGCGTTCGCGGCGGCCGAATTCGTCGACCCCGCGAGCGAACCGGACCATGCCGAATTGCTGGTGGTCGGCACCGGTGCCGACGATCTGAGGTCGAGGTTGCGAGCAGGTGAGGCCATCAGCAATGTGCTGTTGACGGCAACCGGAATCGGGCTGGCCACATGCCTGCTCACCGAACCGCTCGAAGTTGTCGAACAGCGCGCGCGCCTGCGCGACGAGTTGCTGTCCGGCACCGCCTATCCGCAGGCTTTCCTCCGCGTTGGATGGGCGCCGACCAGCGCCGACTTCCCTGCTGAAACACCCCGACGTCCCGTCGAGGAACTGTTGCTCCGAGACTGA
- a CDS encoding sulfite exporter TauE/SafE family protein — protein sequence MTILVSVALGAVIGILLGLLGGGGSILAVPGLVYGLGIPLGQAVPMSLLVVGVSALFGAIPKVRSGLVQWRVAGVFALTGLPAAFAGSAVNQAIPAPLTLAGFAVVMIAAGARMLSGAGGIGTACRVEGSTVNWRRCTSRAVPVGLAVGFLTGLFGVGGGFLIVPALVLLLGIEMSAAIGTSLVIVTANSSSGLLAYLGDLSLDWRITAVFTATAIGGSLVAGRYGKHIDTTRLQNWFAYLIFAVAAFVLVEVIFLR from the coding sequence ATGACGATCCTCGTCTCCGTGGCCCTCGGTGCCGTCATCGGCATTCTGCTGGGCCTGCTGGGCGGCGGCGGCTCGATTCTCGCCGTCCCGGGGCTTGTCTACGGGCTCGGGATCCCGCTCGGGCAGGCCGTGCCGATGTCACTGCTCGTGGTCGGCGTTTCCGCCTTGTTCGGCGCCATCCCCAAAGTCCGCTCCGGCCTGGTGCAGTGGCGAGTCGCGGGCGTGTTCGCCCTGACCGGACTACCGGCCGCGTTCGCCGGCAGTGCGGTGAACCAAGCCATTCCCGCACCACTGACACTGGCCGGATTCGCGGTGGTGATGATCGCCGCCGGAGCTCGAATGCTGTCCGGCGCGGGAGGAATAGGCACTGCCTGCCGAGTGGAGGGATCCACCGTCAATTGGCGCCGCTGCACCTCCCGCGCCGTTCCGGTCGGCCTCGCCGTCGGATTCCTGACCGGACTCTTCGGAGTGGGCGGAGGATTCCTCATCGTCCCGGCCCTAGTCCTGCTGCTCGGCATCGAGATGTCCGCGGCGATCGGCACATCGCTCGTGATCGTCACCGCCAACTCCAGCTCCGGACTCCTCGCCTATCTCGGCGATCTCAGCCTCGACTGGCGCATCACCGCGGTGTTCACCGCAACGGCCATCGGCGGATCACTCGTCGCGGGCCGCTACGGAAAGCACATCGACACCACCCGGCTACAGAACTGGTTCGCCTACCTGATCTTCGCGGTGGCGGCCTTCGTCCTCGTCGAAGTGATCTTCCTCCGATAG
- a CDS encoding DUF302 domain-containing protein has protein sequence MNLALSTTLETSFEDAVARTRAALQEQGFGVLTEIDMQATLKAKLDTDMERYLILGACNPPLAHRAVQVDRQIGLLLPCNVVVRDNPAEEGTVLVEAMNPQLLVQVTGEPALAAIADDAGRRLQAAIDALTADA, from the coding sequence TTGAACCTGGCACTGTCCACCACACTGGAAACGTCGTTCGAGGATGCCGTCGCCCGAACCCGAGCGGCATTGCAGGAACAAGGATTCGGCGTACTCACCGAAATCGACATGCAGGCCACCTTGAAGGCCAAGCTCGACACGGACATGGAACGCTACCTGATCCTCGGCGCCTGCAATCCGCCGCTGGCCCATCGGGCGGTGCAGGTCGACCGACAGATCGGATTGCTTCTGCCCTGCAATGTGGTCGTGCGCGACAACCCGGCTGAGGAAGGCACGGTCCTGGTGGAGGCGATGAACCCCCAACTACTGGTGCAGGTCACCGGCGAACCCGCCCTCGCGGCGATCGCCGACGACGCCGGCCGGCGCCTGCAGGCCGCGATCGACGCACTCACTGCCGACGCCTGA
- a CDS encoding YgaP family membrane protein, whose amino-acid sequence MPNLPRHQGWTVERVVPLMAGVIVLTSVAAAAAFSPWWLLLTGFVGANLVFYSMVGWCPASLIMEKAGLGRADCRIQPTTR is encoded by the coding sequence GTGCCGAACCTCCCCCGCCATCAGGGCTGGACCGTAGAACGAGTTGTGCCGCTGATGGCCGGCGTGATCGTGCTGACGAGCGTGGCCGCAGCTGCGGCCTTCTCGCCGTGGTGGCTGCTGCTCACCGGTTTCGTCGGCGCCAATCTCGTCTTCTACTCGATGGTCGGATGGTGCCCCGCCAGCCTGATCATGGAAAAGGCCGGACTCGGGCGCGCCGACTGCCGAATCCAGCCCACCACCCGCTGA
- a CDS encoding metal-sensitive transcriptional regulator, whose translation MVGNDESIALVLNRLRRAHGQLAGVISMIENGRDCKDVVTQLAAVSRALDKAGFKIVASGLRECLTGESADGKQPMSEAELEKLFLALA comes from the coding sequence ATGGTCGGAAACGACGAGAGTATCGCGCTGGTACTGAACCGGCTGCGCCGCGCACACGGACAGCTCGCCGGGGTGATCTCGATGATCGAGAACGGTCGCGACTGCAAAGACGTCGTGACCCAGCTCGCCGCGGTCTCGCGCGCGCTGGACAAAGCAGGCTTCAAGATCGTCGCCAGCGGACTGCGCGAATGCCTGACCGGCGAGTCCGCGGACGGCAAGCAACCCATGAGCGAAGCCGAGCTCGAGAAGCTCTTCCTCGCCTTGGCCTGA
- a CDS encoding MMPL family transporter, whose translation MSSNNAVVSGRTTTTKQAPGSAPPTEPGGALARMGATMATHAKWVFGVWLIALVALGAAAPSVFSSLAGAGWQANGSESVRVRELAQQHFGGNSSAAVQVVVHSDTGMVSDPAVQQVLTEATAIFQGDDRFGAVIAPQPGMSISPDGHTGVLIAGANASTDEMVKAVDDLKGQLTALSKDGVEVYPTGASALWSDFNKANHDAMIKAEMFSWPVTLAIMVLAFGSLVAAGLPLLLTLAGLIASAGGLVLLNSATPISVWAMNFAMMFALALGIDYALFIVARFRDALSKTGDSRAAVAETMDTAGKAVVLSGLTVLVSLSAVLLVPAPAVRTMAVGIMLAVAFVLAATLTLLPAVLGKLGPKINAGSLPYAKRQQHRSARFESWGRLLHKHPWPFAIGSLLILAALSIPVLDLKVAMPSIQVVPTDAPVRQGYELIQAQMGEGAPGMLQIIAPAAEAEATAAVARASDGIAMVTPPMPSVDGSGYVMLQAIPNVDPSDTAMGAILGQLRADLPSQSLVGGAPAENLDLQQALNDYLPLIIGVILVLGFALLLVALQAPLIAILGTVVSLLSTAAAFGVAKLIFQDGHGASLLGFTPQGFLDGWGPVFFFAMIFAIAMDYTVFLLATAKEHYEESGDPEHAHVMGLAHSGRIIAAAAAVMVAVFFTFAFAEPLPPKEMGIILGVAVLLDAVFIRLMLLPVLLRLTGHAAWWSPAWLRRVLPTIKFSHG comes from the coding sequence ATGAGCAGCAATAACGCGGTCGTCAGCGGCCGAACGACGACGACGAAGCAGGCGCCGGGGTCCGCCCCGCCGACCGAGCCAGGCGGCGCGTTGGCCCGCATGGGAGCAACGATGGCCACGCACGCGAAGTGGGTCTTCGGCGTGTGGTTGATCGCCCTGGTCGCCCTCGGCGCCGCCGCGCCGAGCGTGTTCAGTTCACTGGCCGGCGCCGGCTGGCAGGCCAACGGGTCGGAATCGGTTCGGGTCCGCGAGCTCGCACAGCAGCATTTCGGCGGGAACTCCTCTGCCGCTGTGCAAGTGGTCGTGCACTCCGATACCGGCATGGTCTCCGATCCCGCGGTGCAGCAGGTCCTCACCGAGGCGACCGCCATCTTCCAGGGCGACGACCGCTTCGGCGCGGTGATCGCGCCCCAGCCCGGGATGTCGATCAGTCCGGACGGCCACACCGGAGTGCTGATCGCCGGTGCAAACGCGAGCACCGACGAGATGGTCAAGGCTGTCGACGATCTGAAAGGCCAGTTGACGGCGCTGTCGAAGGACGGAGTCGAGGTCTACCCCACCGGCGCGTCCGCGCTGTGGAGCGACTTCAACAAAGCCAACCACGACGCGATGATCAAGGCGGAGATGTTCTCCTGGCCAGTGACGCTGGCGATCATGGTGCTCGCGTTCGGCTCACTGGTCGCCGCGGGTCTGCCGCTGCTGCTCACACTGGCCGGGCTGATCGCATCGGCGGGCGGGCTGGTGCTGCTCAACTCGGCCACGCCGATCTCGGTGTGGGCGATGAACTTCGCCATGATGTTCGCCCTGGCTCTCGGTATCGACTACGCGCTGTTCATCGTCGCGCGATTCCGTGACGCGTTGAGCAAGACCGGCGACTCGCGCGCCGCGGTCGCCGAGACGATGGACACCGCGGGCAAGGCGGTGGTCCTGTCCGGCCTGACCGTGCTGGTGAGCCTGTCCGCCGTGCTGCTCGTGCCCGCCCCCGCGGTGCGGACCATGGCCGTCGGCATCATGCTCGCGGTCGCGTTCGTTCTCGCCGCCACCTTGACGCTGCTCCCGGCCGTGCTGGGCAAGCTCGGACCCAAGATCAACGCCGGTTCGCTGCCCTACGCCAAACGGCAGCAGCACCGGTCCGCACGCTTCGAGTCCTGGGGCAGACTGCTGCACAAGCATCCGTGGCCCTTCGCCATCGGCTCGCTGCTGATCCTGGCAGCGTTGTCGATCCCGGTGCTGGACCTGAAGGTGGCCATGCCGTCGATCCAGGTCGTGCCGACCGACGCACCGGTTCGCCAGGGCTATGAACTCATCCAGGCCCAGATGGGCGAAGGCGCTCCTGGCATGCTGCAAATCATCGCCCCCGCCGCCGAAGCCGAGGCGACCGCCGCGGTCGCCCGGGCGTCCGACGGTATCGCCATGGTCACCCCGCCGATGCCCAGCGTGGACGGCTCCGGTTACGTGATGTTGCAGGCGATCCCGAACGTAGACCCCTCCGACACCGCGATGGGCGCGATCCTGGGCCAACTGCGCGCGGACCTCCCATCGCAGTCACTCGTCGGTGGCGCCCCGGCGGAGAACCTCGACCTCCAGCAGGCCCTCAACGACTATCTGCCGTTGATCATCGGTGTCATCCTCGTGCTCGGCTTCGCGTTGTTGCTGGTCGCACTGCAGGCGCCGCTGATCGCGATCCTCGGCACGGTGGTGAGCCTGCTCTCGACCGCGGCGGCGTTCGGCGTGGCCAAACTGATCTTCCAGGACGGGCATGGCGCGAGCCTGCTCGGCTTCACCCCACAGGGCTTCCTGGACGGTTGGGGGCCGGTGTTCTTCTTCGCGATGATCTTCGCCATCGCGATGGACTACACGGTGTTCCTGCTCGCGACGGCCAAGGAGCACTACGAGGAATCCGGCGACCCGGAGCACGCGCACGTGATGGGGCTGGCGCATTCGGGCCGAATCATCGCCGCCGCCGCGGCGGTGATGGTGGCGGTGTTCTTCACCTTCGCCTTCGCCGAGCCGTTGCCGCCCAAGGAGATGGGCATCATCCTCGGTGTCGCCGTGCTGCTCGATGCGGTGTTCATCCGGCTCATGCTCCTGCCGGTACTCCTGCGCTTGACCGGGCACGCCGCCTGGTGGTCACCGGCCTGGCTGCGCCGCGTGCTGCCGACGATCAAGTTCTCCCACGGCTGA
- a CDS encoding MBL fold metallo-hydrolase, with protein sequence MILELYYIECLSHASYLIGDKRTGRAIVVDPRRDIAEYLADAQRHGLTIEGVINTHFHADFVSGHLELLEATGAWIGFGAAAETDYPIRRLTHGEHVSLGEVDLEVLSTPGHTWESISLLVRETASARPTAVLTGDSLFIGDVGRPDLVNLGDGSTSDLARAMYRTIHQTLLSLPDSVIVMPAHGAGSSCGKNLSAELTSTIGEQRRTNPAVQPMSEDSFVALITDGQPAVPQYFHVNAALNKQNRAVLDRDRSIPAVTVEQLLSELDRGTRVLDARSPDDFAAAHVRGSVNVGFDGRFAETGGMVAEIGDRIVLITYPGEEQDAALRLARIGSDEAVGYFNVEHDGAFPAELTHLLQAAPRTTVEQLRELLGDGAVTLVDVRNPGEREFGFIPESKPIPLAQLRSRMGELPADVPIVVHCAGGWRSSVAASLLRSSGIEQVSDLIGGYNEWVDHHAAA encoded by the coding sequence GTGATTCTCGAGCTGTACTACATCGAATGCCTGTCCCATGCGTCGTACCTGATCGGTGACAAGCGCACCGGCCGGGCGATCGTCGTCGATCCGCGCCGAGACATCGCCGAATACCTCGCCGATGCTCAGCGGCACGGGCTCACGATCGAAGGGGTGATCAACACCCACTTCCACGCGGACTTCGTCTCCGGTCACCTCGAACTGCTCGAGGCCACGGGGGCATGGATCGGTTTCGGTGCCGCGGCGGAAACCGACTATCCGATCCGGCGCCTGACGCACGGTGAACATGTCTCGCTCGGTGAGGTCGATCTGGAGGTGCTGTCCACTCCGGGGCATACCTGGGAATCGATCAGCCTGTTGGTGCGCGAAACTGCGTCGGCCCGCCCGACGGCCGTGCTGACCGGCGACTCTCTGTTCATCGGTGACGTGGGTCGACCCGACCTGGTGAACCTCGGCGACGGGTCGACCTCGGACCTCGCGCGTGCCATGTACCGGACCATCCATCAGACACTGCTGAGCCTGCCCGACTCGGTGATCGTCATGCCCGCGCACGGTGCGGGCTCCTCGTGCGGGAAAAACCTGTCCGCGGAGTTGACCTCGACGATCGGCGAACAGCGGCGAACCAATCCGGCGGTCCAGCCGATGAGCGAGGACTCGTTCGTCGCGCTGATCACCGACGGCCAACCGGCGGTCCCGCAGTACTTCCACGTCAACGCCGCGCTGAACAAACAGAATCGGGCAGTGCTGGATCGCGACCGCAGCATCCCGGCTGTCACGGTGGAGCAGTTGCTCAGCGAATTGGATCGCGGTACGCGCGTTCTCGACGCCCGGAGCCCGGACGACTTCGCCGCAGCGCATGTGCGCGGGTCGGTGAATGTCGGTTTCGACGGTCGGTTCGCCGAGACCGGCGGGATGGTCGCCGAGATCGGGGACCGGATCGTGCTGATCACCTATCCCGGCGAGGAACAGGACGCCGCGCTGAGACTGGCGCGAATCGGGTCCGACGAAGCGGTCGGGTACTTCAACGTCGAGCACGACGGCGCCTTCCCTGCCGAACTGACGCATCTGCTTCAGGCTGCACCCAGGACGACTGTCGAGCAGTTGCGCGAGTTGCTCGGCGATGGTGCGGTCACTCTTGTCGATGTCCGCAATCCCGGCGAGCGAGAGTTCGGCTTCATTCCCGAGTCGAAGCCGATTCCGCTGGCGCAGTTGCGTTCTCGGATGGGGGAGCTCCCTGCTGATGTGCCGATTGTCGTGCACTGTGCGGGCGGGTGGCGCTCGAGCGTCGCCGCGTCGCTGCTCCGATCATCGGGCATCGAGCAGGTCAGCGACCTGATCGGTGGTTACAACGAGTGGGTCGATCACCACGCGGCGGCCTGA